One genomic region from Terriglobales bacterium encodes:
- a CDS encoding IS256 family transposase encodes MNGVAYAVDLQTTMEDHAVSNQRVAPSDALEQAIDDLLAEGFADPGRLAELGRLGARLVMQRGVDEEVAGFLGRARYERTPAAKGSRNGVRPRRVQTAEGELEIQMPLLRDTAQRFVSKIIPDTSAVIRTRPLEALVIGAYVRGLSDRDIESLLSEAGLGQLSKSTASRICRELRDRYLAFRAGSLAEVELMVLFLDAVYLPTRPSGAKEGVLVAWGYDTTGKRVLLDVALGQRERFEDWRDFGRGLARRGLRSPWLAVTDGAPGLVLAAEQLWPDADRQRCTVHRLRNILAKLPKRGDIQKEVREAYWRVLNEADSEASAEEGLRHLVSRLERDYPSAAACLAEDLPALVVHLRYPGRLRHRLRSTNLLERSLEEVKRRTKVIGRFPGESSCLSLCWAVLDLVIAGAHGLGLSDLDMQTLNHLRVERMRQAPVAQTA; translated from the coding sequence TTGAACGGCGTAGCCTACGCGGTGGACTTGCAAACCACCATGGAGGACCACGCCGTGTCGAATCAAAGAGTAGCCCCATCGGACGCCTTGGAGCAGGCCATCGACGACCTGCTGGCGGAGGGCTTCGCCGACCCTGGCCGGCTGGCTGAGCTGGGCAGGCTGGGCGCCCGCCTGGTGATGCAGCGCGGGGTCGACGAGGAGGTCGCCGGGTTTCTGGGCCGGGCGCGCTATGAGCGGACGCCGGCGGCGAAGGGATCCCGCAACGGGGTCCGGCCGCGACGGGTGCAGACCGCCGAGGGCGAGCTTGAGATCCAGATGCCGCTGCTGCGCGACACCGCCCAGCGCTTCGTCTCCAAGATCATCCCCGACACCTCGGCGGTGATCCGCACCCGCCCGCTGGAGGCGCTGGTCATCGGCGCCTACGTGCGCGGCCTGTCCGACCGCGACATCGAGAGCCTGCTCAGCGAGGCCGGCCTGGGCCAGCTCTCCAAGAGCACCGCCAGCCGCATCTGCCGCGAGCTCCGCGACCGCTACCTCGCCTTCAGGGCGGGCAGCCTGGCGGAGGTGGAGCTGATGGTGCTCTTCCTCGACGCCGTCTATCTGCCCACCCGGCCCAGTGGCGCCAAGGAAGGGGTGCTGGTGGCCTGGGGCTACGACACCACCGGGAAGCGAGTTCTGCTCGACGTCGCGCTGGGTCAGCGAGAGCGCTTCGAGGACTGGCGGGACTTCGGCCGGGGCCTGGCCAGGCGCGGCCTGAGATCTCCCTGGCTGGCGGTCACGGACGGGGCCCCCGGGCTGGTGCTGGCGGCGGAGCAGCTGTGGCCCGACGCCGACCGCCAGCGGTGTACGGTGCATCGATTGCGCAACATCCTGGCCAAGCTGCCCAAGCGCGGCGACATCCAGAAGGAGGTCCGCGAGGCCTACTGGCGGGTCCTCAACGAGGCCGACAGCGAGGCCTCTGCCGAGGAGGGGCTGCGTCACCTCGTCAGCCGGCTGGAGCGTGACTATCCCTCCGCCGCGGCCTGCCTGGCCGAGGACCTGCCGGCGCTGGTGGTCCACCTCCGATACCCCGGCCGGCTACGCCACCGGTTGCGCAGCACCAACCTTCTGGAGCGCTCCCTGGAAGAGGTCAAGCGCCGGACCAAGGTCATCGGTCGCTTCCCCGGAGAAAGCAGCTGCCTCAGCCTCTGCTGGGCGGTGCTGGACCTGGTCATCGCCGGCGCCCACGGGCTCGGCCTCTCCGACCTCGACATGCAGACGCTCAACCATCTGCGCGTCGAAAGGATGCGACAGGCACCTGTCGCGCAGACCGCTTAA